AATCACCGCGTTGGTTCTAGCGTCATCGGCTTTGCTCCCACTGACTGCAATGCTATACTGCGGCACGTAGTCAGCAATTTGCAGATGGAGATGACACAAAGTCATGCCACTTCCTGGTACTGGTATTGGTCTGGCTATTTGTAAAAAAATTGTCCAGCACCACGGTGGATAAATCTGGAGCAGGAACAACATTTTACTTTACCATTCCCTAAACTGCAAGAGCCATCACTTGACAAGTCTGACAAATACATATGGATGACAGCCAGACCTTACAACCAATTGAAATTTTGTTAGTAGAAGACTCATACAGCGATGCTCACCTCACCATCAAAGGCTTGACTCAAGCCAAGATTACTAACAACATAAACTGGGTAGAGGATGGCGAAACGGCTATCGAGTATTTGACTCGTCAAGGTGAGTATGCCACGGCTACACGTCCAGACCTGATCTTACTTGATCTCAATCTACCTGGTATGGATGGTCGGGAAGTGCTGACAGAAATAAAATTAGACCCTGATCTCAGACGAATTCCAGTGGTTGTTCTCACCACGAGCATGGATGAACAGGATATATTGAGGTCTTATGACCTGAATGCCAATTGCTACGTTACTAAGCCAATTGATATTCATCAGTTTATTCACATCGTACAGTTGATTAATGATTTTTGGCTAGCAGCAGTTAAGTTACCACCAAAATAAATTGATTTTATGAACACGGCATCAATTAGTATTCTATTAGTAGAAGATTCTCCCAGCGATGCCAAGTTGCTGCAGCAAACACTTTGGCACTTGGGTGGGGAAAGATGGCAGGTGTTACAATTCGAGCGGCTGAGTGACGCTGTTGATGCATGTAGCAAAAGCACTTTTGACGTAGTTTTGTTAGACCTTTCTCTCCCAGATTCCGAGGGATTAAACACTATAGCAGAATTTCACGCCGCAGTACCAAATATCCCAATTGTGGTGTTAACGGGGTTTGACGATGAAGACATTGCCTTACAAGCAGTAGCAAAAAAGGCACAGGATTATCTGGTTAAGGGACAAATCACACCCAACTTACTTATGCGTACTATTCGCTACGCTATGGAACGGGGACAAATTGTTAAACAGCTGCGAGAAAGTGAACGTCGCTTGCGGGGGATTTTTGAACAAACATTCCAATCAATGGTATTGCTCACTCCAGAGGGAATTGTTCTAGAAATTAACCAAACTGCCCTTAACTTGTGCGATAGTCAACAACAAGATTGTGTTGGTAAACCGTTGTGGGAACTCAAAAACTGGAGTCACTCTTCGGGAAATCAGGAGTGGTTCAAAACTGTGATTGCCAAGGCGGCTGATGGTGAATTTGTCCGCCAGGAATTGCAGGTGTGTGGCGCAAATGATGTGATCGTGTGGATTGATTTTTCCCTCAAACCTTTAAAAGATGAAACAGGAAAAGTGGTGCTGCTAATCGTCGAAGGTCGGGATATGAGCGATCGCAAACGTGCTGAAGCAGAAGTTGTCAAGGCGTGGGAACAGGAACGGGAACTCAACGAGATGAAATCTAGCTTTGTTTCAATGGTTTCTCACGAGTTCCGCAATCCGATGACTGTGATTCGGACGGCAGTAGAACTACTCGAATTATACAACCAGCAGTTGACTGAGCAGCAAAAAAGTAAATACTTTGGCAAGATTCAAACTGCCATTCGTCATATGCTGCAATTATTAGATGAAGTCTTATTTTTGGGCAGAAGTGATGTAGGTAAACTACAATGTGAACCTACACTGCTAAATTTAGAAAATTTCTGTAGCGAACTCACACAAAGTTTGCAACTGAGTGCTAATAGTAAACACGAAATTATCTTTAGCTTTCAAGGTGAACAGACCTCAGTTGAAGTAGACGAAAACCTGTTACGTTTCATTTTGACTAACTTACTTTCTAATGCCATCAAGTATTCTCCTCAAGGCGGTACAATTCGATTTGACGTTATCTGTGAGGATGATACAGCAACTTTCCAAATCCAAGATTTTGGGATTGGTATCCCATTGAAAGACCAACAACGTTTGTTTGAAACCTTCCACCGCGCTACCAATGTGGGTAGTATTCCAGGAACAGGACTAGGGCTGTCGATAGTTAAAAAGTGTGTTGATTTACATCAAGGTCAGATTCAGTTAGAAAGCCAAGTGGGAGTCGGCACAACATTTACCATCAAACTCCCATTGAATAATCATGGCATATTACCGTCTTTGGAACTTGTTGGAAGTTATTGGGATTCGCAGAAACTAGCGTAATCGCAGTACTGAAGCCTTGAATTTTAAGTTGTGAATACATTCGTGTTCAAGTCCTTTGAAGAATGGAAAACAAAAAATGACACCTCTAGAACTTGGCAATCCGTACTTAGGGCTGTTTTAGTGACACGAATACTTGGTTTTGGAACTGTTGGTTAACCCCTTAACATTGAGGTAGACGGAAAAACAAAACCAACCCCCAAACTCTATATATGTCTATTGAACAAGTTCCCCCCAAACACTATCCCAAGGTAGAGTTTGGGCGAAGAGGTCTGGCATTAGGGATTGATTTCCTTTGTGTATGGATAGTGAGTTCGTTATTGGGAAGTTCTCAACTCGGTGTGCAAATTGTTCAAATACTAGTCTTTGCTATTGGTTGGGGCATTTTGCGGATCATTGTGCCTTACAACAATCAGGGGCAGAGTTTAGGGCGTTATGCTTTTGATATAAAGGTGCTGGAACTCGAACGCGGTAAAATTCCTGATATGCAATCTCTTTTGAAGCGAGAAGGGATAGTTGGGCTGAGTGCGCTTCTAGTTTCTGTTGCTCTAAGTAATATCCTACGCAATCCCACTGCTATACTGCTATTGATTCCCTTGGCAATTGACTGTGGTGCAGCTTTATCTGATACCCAGCAGCGGCAAGCTTTGCATGACCGTTACGCCAAGACTATGGTCGTTTCGTCCCATCGTGGCTATTCGCTGGACATAAAAGTTAAGCGATTAGTTGAAAAAGGGCGACGTAATATGAGACAATAGATATTTGTGTTAATTCTCTTCAGACAACAATTTTTGTAAGATTATGGCTAAGAGTAAAGGTGTCCGCATAGTAGTGACACTAGAATGTACCGAGTGTCGCACTAACGCAAACAAGCGTTCTCCTGGTGTTTCACGGTATACCACGACTAAAAACCGTCGCAACACCACCAATAGACTAGAACTAAAAAAGTTCTGCCCTCACTGCAACAAACATACTGATCACAAGGAAATCAAGTAAACATGAGCTATTACCGTCGTCGTTTATCCCCGATTAAGCCGGGAGAACCAATTGATTACAAAGATGTGGATTTGTTGCGTAAGTTTGTTACCGAACGGGGTAAGATACTCCCTCGGAGGATTACTGGACTGACAGCTCAGCAACAGCGAGCGTTGACATCAGCGATTAAACGCGCTCGTATTGTGGCTTTGTTGCCGTTTATTAATGCGGAAGGCTAATAATAGTTAAGAGTGATGAGTTAAGAGTGATGAGTTATTGACTCCTAACTCCTAACTCGTAACTAAATCAAAAATCAAAATTCAAAACTTTATCAATAACTGCGAGGCTTGTGGAGAAGGGGACGCTAGTTGAATTTAGACTTGGTAGCGATCGCCGTTTGGGTGTAGTAGACCGTCCAGACGGCAAAGCTCGTTTATTTGTGATAGATGAACGGGGTCAGTCCCACAGTCTCGCACCTCGGCAAATCACCTACGCAGTGACCGGGCAACCCTACAAGCCTTCGCA
The sequence above is a segment of the Mastigocladopsis repens PCC 10914 genome. Coding sequences within it:
- a CDS encoding response regulator; its protein translation is MDDSQTLQPIEILLVEDSYSDAHLTIKGLTQAKITNNINWVEDGETAIEYLTRQGEYATATRPDLILLDLNLPGMDGREVLTEIKLDPDLRRIPVVVLTTSMDEQDILRSYDLNANCYVTKPIDIHQFIHIVQLINDFWLAAVKLPPK
- a CDS encoding hybrid sensor histidine kinase/response regulator produces the protein MNTASISILLVEDSPSDAKLLQQTLWHLGGERWQVLQFERLSDAVDACSKSTFDVVLLDLSLPDSEGLNTIAEFHAAVPNIPIVVLTGFDDEDIALQAVAKKAQDYLVKGQITPNLLMRTIRYAMERGQIVKQLRESERRLRGIFEQTFQSMVLLTPEGIVLEINQTALNLCDSQQQDCVGKPLWELKNWSHSSGNQEWFKTVIAKAADGEFVRQELQVCGANDVIVWIDFSLKPLKDETGKVVLLIVEGRDMSDRKRAEAEVVKAWEQERELNEMKSSFVSMVSHEFRNPMTVIRTAVELLELYNQQLTEQQKSKYFGKIQTAIRHMLQLLDEVLFLGRSDVGKLQCEPTLLNLENFCSELTQSLQLSANSKHEIIFSFQGEQTSVEVDENLLRFILTNLLSNAIKYSPQGGTIRFDVICEDDTATFQIQDFGIGIPLKDQQRLFETFHRATNVGSIPGTGLGLSIVKKCVDLHQGQIQLESQVGVGTTFTIKLPLNNHGILPSLELVGSYWDSQKLA
- a CDS encoding RDD family protein, with protein sequence MSIEQVPPKHYPKVEFGRRGLALGIDFLCVWIVSSLLGSSQLGVQIVQILVFAIGWGILRIIVPYNNQGQSLGRYAFDIKVLELERGKIPDMQSLLKREGIVGLSALLVSVALSNILRNPTAILLLIPLAIDCGAALSDTQQRQALHDRYAKTMVVSSHRGYSLDIKVKRLVEKGRRNMRQ
- the rpmG gene encoding 50S ribosomal protein L33 — its product is MAKSKGVRIVVTLECTECRTNANKRSPGVSRYTTTKNRRNTTNRLELKKFCPHCNKHTDHKEIK
- the rpsR gene encoding 30S ribosomal protein S18, with the translated sequence MSYYRRRLSPIKPGEPIDYKDVDLLRKFVTERGKILPRRITGLTAQQQRALTSAIKRARIVALLPFINAEG